One genomic window of Magnolia sinica isolate HGM2019 chromosome 3, MsV1, whole genome shotgun sequence includes the following:
- the LOC131239707 gene encoding uncharacterized protein LOC131239707, whose protein sequence is MATVEVVPTSVAEVTTQVEESKVEISPAAPAVEEVAAPAVEEEEAVAAPTPEVESENPAAAATEEEPEVETKAVEEEKPAAEVAEIENKEIEPKDVDVEEAKEEVTPAPAAVEETVAVAKEAAPAASEETIEAALEEPVEEAKDGEEEEKAVVLE, encoded by the exons ATGGCTACAGttgag GTCGTACCAACTTCAGTTGCAGAGGTAACCACCCAAGTAGAAGAATCAAAGGTGGAGATCTCTCCAGCTGCACCAGCTGTAGAAGAAGTAGCTGCACCAgctgtagaagaagaagaagcggtAGCTGCTCCAACACCTGAGGTAGAATCTGAAAATCCCGCAGCTGCCGCCACTGAAGAAGAACCAGAGGTAGAAACCAAGGCCGTAGAGGAAGAGAAACCCGCTGCTGAAGTGGCGGAAATCGAGAACAAGGAAATTGAACCTAAAGACGTAGATGTCGAGGAGGCGAAAGAAGAAGTGACTCCGGCACCAGCAGCAGTGGAAGAAACAGTAGCAGTAGCAAAAGAAGCTGCACCAGCTGCTTCCGAAGAAACCATTGAGGCTGCACTGGAGGAGCCAGTGGAAGAAGCcaaagatggagaagaagaagagaaagctGTTGTGTTGGAGTAG
- the LOC131239705 gene encoding cytochrome P450 71A1-like has protein sequence MTNRFWQQHSMAILSLLLFFPILLLILYGYNGAQYKKLNLPPSPFKLPIIGNLHQLGSLPHHSLRTLAEKYGPLMLIHFGSIPTLVVSTAEMAQEVLKTHDIDFASRPAFNAGNQLLYSCTDMALSPYGEYWRQVRKICVTELLSPKRVQTIGFIREEEIAIMVKEIKASCSISAVDLTEKFLTLSSSVVSRAALGKKYSEDDKGSSSFAELARDLTILLGAFCVGDLFPGFGWLDVLTGLDGRLKRNNRGLDKFFEQVIKDHRNSKTKDANDKHIDFVDILLRVQREITTGVQLSEDNIKATILDMFVAGTETTSATLEWTMTELITNPRTMVKAQEEVRRVIGRKMKVEEKDIVEMNYLKNVIKETLRLHPPAPLLIPHQSISSVTLQGYFIPPKTRVYINAWAIGRDPKLWEKPNEFLPDRFTNSPIDLKGNDFQLIPFGSGRRICPGMTFASYTMEFALANLLYWFDWEFPAGVTKENLDLSEEIGMASHKKYPLLLVPKYHFSEAV, from the exons ATGACTAACAGGTTCTGGCAACAGCATTCAATGGCTATCTTATCATTacttctcttcttccccattctTCTTCTAATCCTGTATGGATACAATGGAGCTCAATACAAGAAACTCAATCTACCACCTTCTCCATTCAAGCTTCCGATTATAGGAAACCTCCACCAGTTGGGTTCCCTACCACACCACTCTCTCCGAACCCTTGCTGAAAAATACGGCCCGCTAATGCTTATCCACTTTGGCAGCATCCCCACCCTCGTTGTTTCAACAGCTGAGATGGCTCAAGAGGTCTTAAAAACCCATGATATTGATTTCGCAAGCCGGCCAGCTTTCAATGCAGGAAATCAACTTCTCTACAGCTGTACTGACATGGCCTTATCACCCTACGGTGAGTACTGGAGGCAAGTGAGGAAAATCTGCGTTACCGAGCTTCTAAGTCCTAAGAGAGTGCAGACAATTGGGTTTATTAGGGAAGAGGAAATCGCGATTATGGTCAAGGAGATTAAGGCTTCATGTTCGATCTCAGCTGTTGATCTGACCGAGAAGTTTCTCACTCTATCGAGCAGCGTTGTATCAAGGGCTGCTTTGGGGAAGAAATACTCAGAAGACGATAAAGGAAGTAGTTCTTTTGCTGAACTGGCTAGGGATCTGACAATCCTTCTAGGAGCATTCTGTGTGGGAGATCTTTTCCcagggtttggatggttggatgttttGACAGGCTTGGATGGAAGATTAAAGAGGAATAATCGAGGCTTGGATAAGTTCTTTGAACAAGTGATAAAGGACCATCGCAATAGCAAGACCAAAGATGCAAACGACAAACACATAGACTTTGTGGATATATTGCTTCGCGTTCAAAGGGAAATCACAACTGGCGTCCAACTCTCCGAAGATAACATCAAAGCCACTATCTTG GACATGTTCGTTGCAGGGACTGAAACGACATCAGCCACCTTAGAATGGACAATGACTGAGCTTATTACAAATCCTAGAACGATGGTGAAAGCTCAAGAAGAGGTAAGAAGAGTGATTGGTAGAAAAATGAAGGTGGAAGAGAAGGACATTGTTGAGATGAACTACTTGAAAAACGTAATTAAGGAGACTTTGCGACTTCACCCTCCTGCGCCCCTATTAATTCCACACCAATCCATATCAAGCGTGACGCTACAAGGCTATTTTATCCCTCCAAAAACACGGGTCTATATCAATGCATGGGCCATTGGAAGGGACCCTAAATTATGGGAGAAACCTAATGAGTTTCTCCCAGACAGATTTACGAACAGCCCAATTGACCTCAAAGGAAATGATTTTCAACTTATTCCTTTCGGGTCAGGGAGGAGGATTTGCCCTGGAATGACATTTGCCTCCTATACTATGGAGTTTGCTCTTGCCAACCTTTTATATTGGTTTGATTGGGAGTTTCCTGCGGGTGTAACAAAGGAGAACCTAGACCTGAGTGAAGAAATTGGGATGGCTTCTCATAAGAAATATCCTCTTCTTCTTGTTCCAAAATATCACTTTTCTGAAGCTGTTTAG